The following proteins come from a genomic window of Desulfobacterales bacterium:
- a CDS encoding U32 family peptidase, producing the protein MQKDDKGLMQFSIATNWDPGLLDYLEGSPVTSQYGQIWNDPLGGGRMSVFLPKIDKSQATEFIALSKQRGIGFTYLANATCFDNAEFTRAGYRKILSHLEWIASTGADMITVSLPFMLALVKTHFPEMKVSISSFARIQTVSAARFWANAGADKLILPEPTARDFKLLRRIRESVSCELELIANHTCLFHCPLDLHHRNMVSHGSQAAHACGGFAPDYCRLSCQREKLKHPEEMIRSRWIRPEDVDYYAGIGIDCLKLIERFRETRSLAEILRAYEERHSPANFAELLSLPKAGVYRVPNIETMERPDLIATDKMKILLDVLREPFTDKLHIDSQKLDGFLAHYENVDCNRTDCRTCGYCHRMAEKAITVDEAWRTEMIRKFDRAIEILTTGEIAT; encoded by the coding sequence TTGCAGAAGGATGACAAAGGGCTCATGCAGTTTTCCATCGCCACCAACTGGGATCCCGGCCTGCTGGATTATTTGGAAGGCTCGCCGGTCACCAGTCAGTACGGCCAGATCTGGAATGATCCGCTCGGCGGCGGGCGCATGTCCGTGTTTCTGCCGAAAATCGATAAATCACAGGCCACCGAATTTATTGCGCTTTCCAAACAGCGCGGCATCGGCTTCACCTACCTTGCCAACGCCACCTGCTTTGACAATGCCGAATTTACCCGAGCCGGGTATCGAAAAATTCTCTCACACCTGGAATGGATCGCAAGCACCGGCGCGGATATGATCACGGTGAGCCTGCCCTTTATGCTCGCGCTGGTAAAAACGCATTTTCCGGAAATGAAGGTGAGCATCTCCTCCTTTGCCCGCATTCAAACGGTTTCGGCAGCCCGCTTCTGGGCGAATGCCGGAGCGGACAAGCTCATTTTACCGGAACCGACAGCGCGGGATTTCAAGCTGTTAAGGCGTATTCGGGAAAGTGTTTCCTGTGAACTGGAGTTGATCGCCAACCATACCTGCCTGTTTCACTGCCCGTTGGATCTGCATCATCGCAACATGGTCTCCCACGGCTCGCAGGCGGCACATGCCTGCGGCGGGTTTGCACCGGATTACTGCCGCCTCTCCTGCCAGCGGGAAAAGCTCAAGCACCCGGAGGAAATGATCCGCTCCCGATGGATTCGGCCCGAAGACGTGGACTATTATGCGGGCATCGGCATCGATTGCCTGAAACTGATTGAACGGTTTCGGGAAACCCGAAGCCTGGCGGAAATTCTAAGGGCCTACGAGGAGCGCCACTCACCGGCAAACTTCGCCGAGCTATTGTCCCTGCCGAAAGCAGGGGTTTACCGGGTACCGAACATAGAAACGATGGAGCGGCCCGATCTGATCGCCACCGATAAAATGAAGATTCTTCTGGACGTGCTGCGCGAGCCGTTTACGGATAAACTGCATATTGACAGCCAAAAATTGGACGGGTTTCTCGCCCATTACGAGAACGTCGACTGCAATCGAACCGATTGCAGAACCTGCGGTTATTGCCATCGCATGGCCGAGAAGGCCATTACCGTGGATGAGGCATGGCGAACCGAGATGATTCGAAAATTCGACCGGGCGATCGAGATTCTCACCACCGGGGAAATCGCAACATAA
- a CDS encoding U32 family peptidase, whose protein sequence is MHFSVSTNWDHALLAGLAETCTEEVYGKLAEDAIGGVRPSFLLPQISLREAEDHVRCAHDNGLRFNYLINTMCLGNIHYSREGYRNIVSLLEWIGNIGVDVVTVGFPYMIRLVQEVLPGMKIKASSVCRINSVRRARQYEDLGVDEIIIDENINREFETLAAIRKAVSCETELIANPCCLHDCPHQPEHVAHDGHASQTHSKDTYCYLQYPYFNCTLKKFTNPIEIIRARWIRPEDLWAYEEIGYHKFKVVERFKKTGVLLETVQAYQNRSFDGNLIDILTLTNPDIYLKPDVSYFNKPEHVHVPLISQVGGLMDFALRDFIYIDNKKLDGFIEYFRKGGSCRNRDCDTCHHCRAAVEKAITFDKEQAERRRGAFESFITSIVNGDVFAEG, encoded by the coding sequence ATGCACTTCAGTGTTTCAACCAACTGGGATCATGCGCTGTTGGCCGGGCTTGCCGAAACCTGCACGGAAGAGGTATACGGCAAACTGGCCGAAGATGCCATCGGCGGCGTTCGCCCCTCTTTTCTGCTTCCTCAAATCAGCCTAAGGGAAGCCGAAGACCATGTCCGCTGCGCACACGACAACGGGCTTCGGTTCAACTATCTGATCAATACCATGTGTCTCGGAAACATTCACTACTCCAGGGAGGGCTACCGGAACATCGTTTCTCTTCTCGAATGGATCGGGAATATCGGCGTCGATGTCGTCACGGTCGGCTTTCCGTACATGATCCGCCTGGTTCAGGAAGTCCTTCCCGGTATGAAAATAAAGGCGTCCAGCGTGTGCCGCATCAACTCGGTGCGCCGGGCCCGGCAGTATGAAGACCTCGGGGTGGATGAGATCATCATCGATGAAAACATCAACCGGGAATTTGAAACCCTGGCCGCCATTCGAAAGGCGGTTTCCTGCGAGACGGAGCTGATCGCAAATCCCTGCTGTCTGCATGATTGTCCGCACCAGCCGGAGCATGTGGCCCATGACGGGCACGCCTCTCAGACGCATAGCAAGGACACTTACTGCTATCTTCAGTACCCCTATTTCAACTGCACGTTAAAAAAGTTCACAAACCCCATTGAAATCATTCGCGCCCGGTGGATCCGGCCGGAAGATCTATGGGCCTATGAAGAAATCGGCTATCATAAATTCAAGGTCGTGGAACGATTTAAAAAAACGGGGGTATTGCTGGAAACCGTTCAGGCTTATCAAAACCGAAGCTTTGACGGCAATCTGATCGACATTCTGACGCTTACCAACCCGGACATCTATCTGAAGCCGGATGTATCTTATTTTAACAAACCCGAACACGTCCATGTGCCGCTGATCTCCCAGGTCGGCGGCCTGATGGATTTTGCCTTGCGGGATTTTATTTATATCGACAACAAAAAGCTCGACGGGTTTATCGAGTATTTTCGTAAAGGCGGCTCCTGCCGAAACCGGGATTGCGACACTTGCCACCATTGCCGGGCCGCGGTTGAAAAAGCCATCACATTTGATAAGGAACAGGCGGAACGTCGCCGCGGCGCATTTGAATCGTTTATTACATCCATCGTGAACGGGGATGTGTTTGCAGAAGGATGA
- a CDS encoding acyl-CoA reductase — translation MTVLEADGYYFPPGFDDRTIRYTVATVARNGIELRLTVPELSRGIIADLADYLKKNRESYLKRVAVAHIIEVLDEASRRWMTPDYGPRRMALKTIPVVTGFSMETVAESIDIEMESSQAEDMWKALRSEIIDPLSLDGFQYSTELNGHRRAYGPELIVSFFSENIPALPHLLFMRAALIKSACLGKMASGEPTFAPLYLKTIEDIDPKMAKSMAVLYWQGGDEGIENAAFHQADALILFGGLKACNALLERVPRRIPVLVHGHKMGLGVIGKKKMTRATVTDLAAAVAYDVAMFDQQACLAPHCYYIEEGGEVSAIEFSKVLAEALADMNQKMPRGALSTGEAAAINQLRGQYEMRELKGEAVALFTSPGGTDWTVVCEKDPFLFKPSPLNRFIRIISVHDIHQILPTLKPLGPFLQNAAVAIGDDREADFIEQLGQCGLTRITAPGKMAVPSMMWRHDGISPLSALLRWCDIEKKGAM, via the coding sequence ATGACGGTACTTGAGGCAGATGGATATTATTTCCCCCCCGGGTTCGATGACCGGACGATTCGCTATACCGTAGCCACCGTTGCGCGAAACGGCATTGAATTGCGGTTAACGGTACCGGAGCTGAGCCGGGGCATCATCGCGGACCTTGCCGATTATCTGAAAAAAAACAGGGAGTCATACCTGAAGCGGGTTGCCGTGGCCCATATCATCGAGGTGCTCGATGAGGCCTCCAGGCGATGGATGACGCCGGATTACGGCCCCAGGCGCATGGCGCTGAAGACCATTCCGGTCGTCACCGGGTTTTCAATGGAAACCGTTGCCGAGAGTATCGACATCGAGATGGAAAGTTCGCAGGCCGAGGATATGTGGAAAGCGCTTCGCTCGGAGATCATCGACCCCTTGTCCCTGGACGGATTTCAGTATTCAACAGAATTAAACGGCCATCGCCGGGCGTACGGGCCCGAATTGATCGTTTCGTTTTTCTCGGAAAACATTCCGGCCCTGCCGCATTTGCTGTTCATGCGCGCAGCCCTGATCAAATCGGCCTGCCTGGGAAAGATGGCCTCCGGAGAGCCGACCTTTGCACCGCTGTACCTGAAGACCATTGAAGACATTGACCCCAAAATGGCAAAATCCATGGCGGTCCTGTATTGGCAGGGGGGGGATGAAGGCATTGAAAATGCGGCCTTTCATCAGGCCGATGCCCTGATTCTCTTTGGGGGGCTTAAAGCCTGCAACGCACTTCTGGAACGGGTGCCCCGCAGAATTCCGGTGCTGGTCCACGGCCATAAAATGGGACTGGGTGTTATCGGCAAGAAAAAGATGACCCGCGCCACCGTAACGGATCTGGCAGCAGCGGTTGCTTATGATGTTGCCATGTTCGACCAGCAAGCGTGCCTGGCTCCTCATTGTTATTATATCGAGGAAGGCGGCGAGGTGTCCGCCATTGAATTTTCAAAGGTTCTGGCCGAAGCCCTGGCCGACATGAATCAAAAAATGCCCCGCGGCGCGCTCTCCACCGGGGAAGCCGCGGCCATCAATCAGCTTCGGGGCCAATATGAAATGCGGGAGTTGAAAGGAGAAGCCGTGGCCCTCTTCACCTCCCCGGGCGGAACGGACTGGACCGTGGTGTGTGAAAAGGATCCCTTTTTATTTAAACCATCGCCTTTAAACCGCTTTATTCGCATTATCAGCGTCCATGATATCCACCAGATTCTGCCCACCTTAAAACCCCTCGGCCCGTTTCTGCAAAATGCGGCCGTGGCCATCGGGGATGACAGAGAGGCCGATTTTATCGAGCAGCTGGGCCAATGCGGCTTAACCCGCATTACCGCGCCGGGCAAGATGGCCGTGCCGTCCATGATGTGGCGTCATGACGGTATCTCCCCGCTGTCGGCCCTGTTGCGCTGGTGTGATATCGAAAAAAAAGGAGCGATGTAA
- a CDS encoding ATP-dependent acyl-CoA ligase, translating into MNIRELIERNAERNPNKIFLYFEEQEVSYEAFNHKINRAANVFLELGIKKGDRVCLFLPNCPEYLYGWFGLSKIGAVLVPINTNYRTEETKYIINHSEATTILVHSSLAAVVDNIKLETSGLKNFLMMGGAVKNSGYISFEGAMESASTKLKPIDIREDDICEIMYTSGTTGPSKGAVMTHKYLMLGGYGFRYPMDVTPEDRLFTCLPLFHGNAQAYSTLGALTAEASLILVDRFSASKFWNQIRHYQATVFNYIGAMVSILSKQPESDKDRDHPVRAAYGSPALDKPFQDYLEQRYGLTFVTGYGLTECALCLIQPLHGLRKEKSIGLPKQIPGAGFVNEVRIVDENDKPVPAGTVGEIVVRNPVVMKGYFKEPELTRKAIRDGWLHTGDQGWMDEDGYFFFADRKRDVIRRRGENVSSIEVENVINSHPKILESAVIGVPAELYDDDVKAYVILKPNENLDPIEIIQWCKERLAYFKVPRYIEFRDEFPKTPTHRVQKYKMIQDEKALKRDCFDLEKTDFKLR; encoded by the coding sequence ATGAATATCAGAGAACTCATCGAGAGAAATGCGGAGAGGAATCCGAACAAGATATTTCTCTATTTTGAAGAACAAGAAGTAAGTTATGAAGCATTCAATCATAAGATCAACCGGGCCGCGAATGTCTTTTTGGAGTTGGGAATCAAGAAGGGGGATCGTGTTTGTTTGTTTCTTCCCAATTGCCCGGAATATCTTTATGGCTGGTTCGGCCTGTCAAAAATAGGCGCGGTTCTGGTTCCCATTAATACGAATTATAGAACGGAAGAGACAAAATATATTATCAACCATTCCGAGGCCACCACCATTTTGGTTCATTCTTCGTTGGCCGCAGTCGTTGACAATATCAAATTAGAGACCTCCGGGTTAAAGAATTTTCTGATGATGGGAGGGGCCGTCAAGAACAGTGGCTATATCTCTTTTGAAGGCGCCATGGAAAGCGCTTCGACAAAGCTTAAGCCGATTGATATCCGTGAAGATGATATTTGTGAGATCATGTACACCTCCGGCACGACAGGCCCGTCCAAAGGTGCTGTCATGACGCATAAATATTTAATGTTAGGTGGCTATGGATTCAGATACCCGATGGATGTCACACCGGAGGACAGGCTGTTTACGTGCTTACCTCTTTTTCATGGGAATGCGCAGGCGTACAGCACACTCGGTGCCCTTACCGCCGAAGCCAGTTTGATATTGGTCGACAGATTCAGCGCAAGTAAGTTCTGGAATCAAATACGGCATTATCAGGCAACCGTATTTAATTATATCGGCGCCATGGTGAGCATTCTCAGCAAGCAGCCGGAATCGGACAAGGATAGAGATCATCCTGTCAGAGCGGCATACGGAAGTCCCGCCCTTGACAAACCATTCCAGGATTATTTGGAACAACGATATGGGCTTACATTTGTTACCGGATATGGATTGACGGAGTGTGCCCTTTGTTTGATTCAGCCGCTTCATGGCCTTCGTAAAGAAAAAAGCATCGGGCTGCCGAAACAAATTCCGGGCGCCGGATTTGTTAACGAGGTCAGAATCGTGGATGAAAACGACAAGCCGGTTCCGGCGGGAACCGTTGGAGAAATAGTGGTAAGGAATCCCGTTGTGATGAAGGGGTACTTCAAAGAGCCTGAACTCACCCGAAAAGCCATCAGGGATGGCTGGCTTCATACGGGAGACCAGGGCTGGATGGATGAGGACGGATATTTCTTTTTTGCGGATCGCAAGCGGGATGTCATTCGTCGAAGGGGGGAAAACGTCTCCTCCATTGAAGTGGAAAATGTGATCAATTCCCACCCGAAGATATTGGAATCGGCTGTGATCGGGGTTCCCGCGGAATTATATGATGATGACGTTAAGGCGTATGTGATTCTCAAACCGAACGAAAATCTGGATCCGATCGAGATCATCCAATGGTGTAAAGAGCGATTGGCCTATTTCAAGGTGCCGCGCTACATTGAGTTCCGTGATGAATTCCCCAAAACGCCTACCCACCGGGTGCAAAAATACAAGATGATCCAAGATGAAAAGGCGCTGAAGCGAGACTGTTTCGATCTGGAGAAGACGGATTTCAAGCTCAGGTAG
- a CDS encoding MBL fold metallo-hydrolase: MWIEKVEMLAMGDALGNGMPFRLRLPSGLEIVGLPTKNSYGGDWDLGPTWNYLVLADKPFLVDTGRTGTGKMLLDMMELAGFRPKDLDHIILSHGHEDHDGGLAEIMHQTGARAMAHRFYSKLIRFCPEKAPSGVRADFPPSCWHCFMPEEFTTQTCVDYHRARNELKISEIGDGRTLLQKDVACLFLPGHSPDALTIIVGNEAVFLGDTVLPEITPSPTRRAFLNQVNAVLDIDSGSSFSPYGLITYIRSLKRLKRIGRNFPEMIPLPGHRLFSHGRWCDFVLEKRVNELIAHHVDRCADIMKILADGPKTARQIALRHFDPNLLKGYGIHMAENETLSHCELLAASGDIVAGESGLFEATGYQGFESLIASIAPNEYEN, from the coding sequence TTGTGGATTGAGAAAGTGGAAATGTTGGCGATGGGAGATGCGCTCGGAAATGGCATGCCGTTTCGATTAAGGCTTCCCTCCGGGCTCGAGATCGTTGGGCTTCCAACAAAGAATTCTTATGGCGGCGATTGGGACTTGGGTCCAACATGGAACTATCTGGTGCTGGCTGACAAGCCGTTTCTCGTTGATACCGGCCGAACCGGAACGGGGAAAATGCTTTTGGACATGATGGAACTTGCTGGATTCCGGCCCAAAGACCTTGACCATATTATACTCAGCCACGGCCATGAGGACCATGACGGCGGCCTTGCCGAAATCATGCATCAAACCGGCGCCCGGGCCATGGCCCATCGTTTTTACAGTAAATTGATCCGGTTTTGTCCCGAAAAGGCACCGTCTGGCGTTAGAGCGGATTTCCCCCCATCCTGCTGGCACTGCTTTATGCCGGAAGAATTTACAACACAAACTTGCGTTGACTATCACCGCGCAAGAAATGAGCTTAAAATCAGTGAAATAGGTGATGGCAGGACCCTTCTTCAAAAAGATGTTGCCTGTCTGTTTCTACCGGGGCACAGCCCGGACGCCTTGACCATCATCGTGGGAAACGAAGCCGTTTTTCTAGGGGATACGGTTTTACCGGAAATTACCCCCTCTCCCACGCGAAGGGCGTTCCTGAACCAGGTGAATGCCGTACTTGATATTGACAGCGGTTCTTCTTTTTCCCCGTATGGCCTTATCACCTATATTCGGTCCCTTAAAAGACTGAAAAGGATAGGGCGGAATTTTCCGGAAATGATTCCTCTTCCGGGGCACCGGCTGTTCAGCCACGGCCGGTGGTGTGATTTTGTTCTTGAGAAAAGGGTGAATGAACTGATTGCGCATCATGTGGATAGATGTGCTGACATTATGAAAATCTTGGCGGACGGCCCCAAGACCGCCAGGCAAATTGCCCTGCGTCACTTTGACCCGAATCTTCTGAAGGGATACGGCATCCACATGGCTGAAAACGAGACGCTTAGCCACTGTGAGCTCCTGGCGGCGTCAGGGGATATTGTTGCTGGCGAATCGGGCTTGTTTGAAGCAACTGGATATCAAGGTTTTGAATCGCTCATAGCCTCGATAGCGCCAAATGAATACGAAAATTGA
- a CDS encoding integration host factor subunit alpha, whose product MALTKNDLVAAVNDLGFTKKKSVDIIEGLIEIIKSTLANGEDVLVSGFGKFSVKGKRSRRGRNPATGDDLILRERNVVTFKCSGKLREKINDAS is encoded by the coding sequence ATGGCACTGACCAAAAACGATCTTGTCGCAGCAGTGAACGATCTGGGGTTTACGAAAAAAAAGTCCGTCGACATCATTGAAGGCTTGATTGAAATTATTAAATCCACGCTTGCCAACGGCGAAGACGTGCTGGTATCGGGTTTCGGCAAGTTTTCGGTTAAGGGCAAACGATCCCGAAGAGGCCGGAATCCGGCCACAGGGGATGATCTGATCCTGAGAGAGAGAAACGTCGTTACATTTAAATGCTCTGGCAAGCTTCGGGAAAAAATCAACGACGCATCCTAA
- a CDS encoding YdbH domain-containing protein, producing the protein MTEKRVRLFSLLLLGTALIFFVLLTAFYSILPGVVESRVIAAIEAKAGLGHLTLRVRSIGFTGTDISDVRLGEKSANGPVIDSIRFEYSPIELVRGRIARIIVSGVFLSLDYQSSVVTVDGLDLRALAASSPDAAPAYTALPFSIGSVSLRNSAVSLRYQDTRIYCPFEMTIHPDNGMTGIERFLIQLSPWAQRLLIAGSLDGLRKVARITLSGDALRLESLSAFSPFSPELRLRGEADIGAQATLALAPFSVTSVSAVCRLRPENVGYQGISIKSPPHVDNTPAAIHLTLSSDDLNGWKIDLSPFTLDFPGGSVSAEAVCSVQPAASGMAVEAEVRTKVSAEAKESSNTSALNTVIPPMRWALSATSAGTTGWQARLNGRIDTQAFDRTKVLQIDRTSLWIGPPEITASAEATATEVSASYRLQVPGVSVRQDKTQVSFPMINLSGTATHSFDGAGQDQLNFSIEIPQTRLSSGTISGQLPEGIRVSGDWINPFQSGAGLTGVIGFSGGSLAFPPRSLVFAGVAAKMPFQWPLTEKATSGSFSIASIKWDKRALGGVKLALRQEADGVNFSGKYDSLLMPKLAVNVLGCVERLADDWRASVQARLPDYHCPEEMDLGRIHSAVAGILFSGEINLSADLNFSAAERHAALSMGMKNAAVRVPEMKAALNGIFAELDFPNMFTLRSAPKQAFRVARMSYGDIEATDLTADFQIESPTSLFIEQSRFKWCRGNISTQSFRISPGVNDYRLTLYCDRLNLADMLRQFGAAKADGEGAVNGKIPLSYSDGKLSFQDGFLYSTPGAGGSIHVTETQMLTSAMSPDSPEYIQMDIAREALKNFEYSWVKMNLGTEGKDLLMRLTFDGKPAGELPFTFKRETGSFVRVTTEAKGSVFQGIRLNVNFRLPLDDILKYKEILNLTK; encoded by the coding sequence ATGACCGAAAAACGAGTCCGGCTTTTTTCCCTTCTGTTATTAGGCACGGCATTGATCTTCTTTGTGCTGTTAACGGCTTTTTATTCCATTTTACCCGGGGTAGTTGAATCCCGGGTGATAGCGGCAATAGAGGCAAAAGCGGGTCTGGGGCACCTGACCCTTCGGGTGCGAAGCATCGGTTTCACGGGAACGGATATTTCGGATGTGCGGTTGGGCGAGAAAAGCGCCAACGGTCCGGTTATTGATTCCATTCGGTTCGAGTACTCGCCGATCGAGCTGGTGCGGGGCCGAATTGCCCGCATCATTGTCAGCGGGGTTTTCCTTTCATTGGATTATCAGTCGTCTGTTGTTACCGTCGATGGGCTGGACTTGCGTGCATTGGCCGCCAGTTCCCCGGACGCAGCGCCCGCTTATACGGCGTTGCCTTTTTCCATCGGCTCTGTTTCGCTTCGCAATTCCGCCGTCAGCCTCCGGTATCAGGATACGCGCATTTATTGCCCATTTGAAATGACGATTCACCCCGATAACGGCATGACGGGGATTGAGCGGTTTTTAATTCAGCTTTCTCCATGGGCGCAACGTTTGCTCATTGCCGGATCCCTGGACGGGTTGCGGAAAGTGGCGCGCATCACGTTATCGGGCGATGCGCTGCGCTTAGAAAGCCTATCGGCTTTTTCACCTTTTTCCCCGGAATTGAGGTTGCGCGGAGAGGCCGATATCGGGGCACAGGCAACCCTGGCGCTGGCGCCGTTTTCCGTCACTTCCGTTTCAGCGGTTTGCCGATTGCGGCCGGAGAACGTCGGTTATCAGGGCATTTCCATCAAAAGCCCGCCTCATGTGGATAATACGCCCGCTGCGATCCATCTGACGCTCTCATCCGATGATTTGAATGGATGGAAAATCGATCTGTCTCCTTTTACGCTTGATTTTCCGGGCGGCAGTGTGTCGGCGGAGGCGGTTTGCAGTGTTCAACCGGCTGCGTCCGGTATGGCGGTAGAGGCTGAGGTGCGCACAAAGGTTTCCGCTGAAGCGAAGGAATCGAGCAACACGTCTGCGCTCAATACCGTCATTCCCCCGATGCGCTGGGCGCTGTCCGCAACGAGTGCAGGCACCACCGGCTGGCAAGCCCGCTTGAACGGGCGAATCGACACACAAGCCTTTGACCGAACGAAGGTGCTTCAAATAGATCGGACAAGTCTTTGGATAGGGCCTCCCGAAATTACTGCTTCCGCGGAGGCAACGGCGACCGAAGTTTCGGCATCCTATCGGCTGCAGGTGCCAGGCGTTTCGGTTCGGCAGGACAAGACGCAGGTGAGTTTTCCCATGATCAACCTTTCCGGAACCGCAACCCATTCATTTGACGGGGCCGGGCAGGATCAACTGAACTTTTCCATCGAGATTCCGCAAACCCGGCTCTCATCCGGTACCATCTCCGGTCAATTACCCGAAGGGATTCGAGTTTCAGGTGACTGGATCAACCCGTTTCAGAGCGGTGCCGGGCTAACGGGTGTTATCGGTTTTTCAGGTGGAAGTTTGGCGTTTCCTCCCCGGTCGCTGGTTTTCGCCGGGGTTGCGGCGAAAATGCCGTTTCAATGGCCCCTAACGGAAAAGGCAACGAGCGGCAGCTTTTCCATCGCATCCATAAAATGGGATAAACGTGCTCTTGGCGGAGTGAAATTGGCGTTGCGTCAGGAAGCCGACGGTGTCAACTTTAGTGGAAAATACGATAGCCTTTTGATGCCAAAGCTTGCCGTCAATGTTCTCGGCTGTGTTGAGCGCCTGGCCGACGACTGGCGCGCAAGCGTTCAGGCCCGGCTTCCCGATTATCATTGCCCTGAAGAAATGGACTTGGGCCGTATTCATTCGGCTGTTGCCGGAATACTCTTTAGCGGTGAAATCAATCTGTCCGCGGATTTGAATTTTTCCGCCGCAGAGCGGCATGCCGCGCTGTCCATGGGAATGAAAAACGCCGCTGTGCGGGTGCCCGAGATGAAAGCGGCATTGAACGGTATATTTGCCGAACTTGATTTTCCGAATATGTTTACCCTGCGCAGTGCACCGAAACAAGCTTTCCGGGTTGCCCGGATGTCTTACGGTGATATCGAGGCGACCGACTTAACTGCCGATTTTCAAATCGAGTCTCCCACCTCCTTATTTATCGAACAAAGCCGGTTCAAATGGTGCCGCGGGAATATCAGCACACAGTCGTTCAGAATATCACCCGGCGTCAACGATTACCGGCTTACGCTTTATTGCGACCGGTTGAACCTGGCGGACATGCTGCGGCAATTCGGTGCGGCCAAAGCAGACGGGGAGGGCGCCGTAAACGGAAAAATCCCACTGAGTTATTCAGACGGCAAGCTTTCGTTTCAGGACGGATTTCTTTATTCCACCCCCGGCGCCGGCGGCAGCATTCATGTCACCGAAACGCAGATGCTCACCAGCGCCATGAGTCCGGATTCGCCGGAATACATACAAATGGACATCGCCAGGGAAGCACTGAAGAATTTTGAATATTCATGGGTCAAAATGAACCTGGGCACCGAAGGCAAGGATCTGTTGATGCGTTTGACCTTTGACGGGAAGCCGGCCGGCGAGCTGCCCTTTACCTTCAAGCGCGAGACGGGAAGCTTCGTTCGCGTGACGACGGAGGCCAAGGGGTCTGTTTTTCAGGGGATTCGCTTGAATGTTAACTTCAGGCTTCCCCTGGATGATATTTTGAAATATAAAGAGATACTAAACCTGACGAAATAA
- a CDS encoding YnbE family lipoprotein, with protein sequence MRNHKIMLLIPLAVMGAIIGCRTHHAVEIAPVEVKPIHITIDVNVRVDRALDNFFGEIDDTKKEIQQSVEEKK encoded by the coding sequence ATGCGAAACCATAAGATCATGCTTTTAATTCCCTTGGCGGTAATGGGCGCGATCATCGGCTGCCGGACGCATCACGCGGTGGAGATCGCGCCGGTGGAGGTCAAGCCGATTCATATTACCATTGATGTCAACGTGCGCGTCGACCGGGCATTGGATAATTTTTTCGGTGAGATCGACGATACGAAAAAAGAGATTCAGCAGTCGGTGGAAGAGAAGAAATAG
- a CDS encoding YdbL family protein: protein MKKNSYGMTAIVVAIFLLAGGTGWAQDIKARMKERLPELIILKARGVVGENNLGYLQFVGAGKEKEAVVAAENTDRLAVYQAIAKQQGTTAELVGKRRALKLAEMAAPGDWLQNEAGQWYKK from the coding sequence ATGAAAAAAAATAGTTATGGTATGACCGCAATCGTTGTCGCGATATTTCTTTTGGCCGGCGGCACCGGATGGGCGCAGGATATCAAGGCAAGAATGAAGGAAAGATTGCCGGAGCTGATCATTTTGAAGGCAAGGGGGGTTGTCGGTGAAAACAATCTGGGGTATCTGCAATTTGTTGGCGCCGGCAAGGAAAAGGAAGCGGTTGTCGCGGCTGAAAATACGGACCGGTTGGCAGTCTACCAGGCTATCGCCAAGCAGCAGGGTACCACCGCTGAGCTGGTGGGAAAACGCAGGGCTTTAAAGTTAGCCGAGATGGCAGCCCCTGGCGACTGGCTGCAAAACGAGGCCGGCCAATGGTATAAAAAATAG